A single region of the Brachypodium distachyon strain Bd21 chromosome 3, Brachypodium_distachyon_v3.0, whole genome shotgun sequence genome encodes:
- the LOC100822650 gene encoding uncharacterized protein LOC100822650, translating into MALLDSCCYDDGDCSWSTTALDSGWDWELRCEDDDNARGGGNHGGAVSFFPSSFPAMPMFAGPESSPGSSSSSGGGGGYLEDAVAHWSDRCKRQRMTAAEEPLSPPRCSVLTAGEELQCLLQSFWDRPSSSGGSGEAGSLLHDSNIMVPGPETRSIAGSGEEEEDASGKEKEQVQVQGVPFSQAWGDAAAGGPPPAFSGTEERAVRTLRLQKATTGGSHYCYNSSTSSSGSEPSSSSCSKLAAGKKGGGDVLYPFAVVKPLGLEGGGGATTLNDVNRRILKRPARPVRHPVGAFSCGPAVSAHGLGMSGKAVVSLTRIRTRGKGTITIIRTRD; encoded by the exons ATGGCGCTTCTGGACAGCTGCTgctacgacgacggcgactGCAGCTGGAGTACTACGGCGCTCGATTCTGGCTGGGACTGGGAGCTCCGCTGcgaagacgacgacaacgCCCGTGGAGGAGGCAATCATGGCGGCGCCGTCAGcttcttcccctcctccttccccgccATGCCCATGT TTGCAGGTCCGGAGTCGTCGCcggggtcgtcgtcgtcgagcggcggcggaggaggatacCTGGAGGACGCCGTCGCCCACTGGAGCGACCGGTGCAAGCGGCAGAggatgacggcggcggaggagccattgtcgccgccgcggtgctCGGTACTCACGGCGGGCGAAGAGCTGCAATGCCTTCTTCAG AGCTTCTGGGATCGTCctagcagcagcggcggcagcggcgaggccGGGTCTCTCCTCCATGATTCGAATATCATGGTCCCTGGCCCGGAAACCCGCAGCATTGCCGGCTCAG gggaggaagaggaggacgcATCGGgcaaggagaaggagcaggTGCAGGTGCAGGGGGTCCCGTTCTCACAGGCGTGGGGAGACGCAGCAGCAGGGGGGCCTCCTCCTGCCTTCTCCGGCACCGAGGAGCGAGCTGTCCGGACGCTGCGGCTGCAGAAGGCAACTACAGGCGGCAGCCATTACTGCTACAACAGTAGTACTAGTAGCAGTGGCAGCGAgccgtcctcctcgtcctgtTCCAAGCTGGCTGCAG GGAAGAAAGGAGGCGGAGATGTGCTGTACCCTTTTGCGGTTGTCAAGCCGCTGGGGCTggaaggcggaggcggcgcgacgACGCTGAACGACGTCAACCGGAGGATCCTGAagcggccggcgaggccagTTCGGCACCCGGTGGGCGCGTTCTCGTGCGGCCCTGCCGTGTCGGCTCATGGGCTAGGTATGTCTGGGAAAGCAGTTGTTAGCCTCACGAGGATCAGAACGAGAGGGAAGGGCACCATAACCATCATCAGAACAAGAGACTGA